One genomic segment of Panicum virgatum strain AP13 chromosome 2N, P.virgatum_v5, whole genome shotgun sequence includes these proteins:
- the LOC120662212 gene encoding myb-related protein 1-like yields MMYHQQQLHGHSQHLSSRSGLPPEKQFLLQGGGDAGLVLSTDAKPRLKWTPDLHERFVEAVHQLGGPDKATPKTIMRIMGIPGLTLYHLKSHLQKYRLSKNLQSQANIGNAKNVLGCRTGTDKPFEGNGSPASHLNMEPQIINRSMHISEALQMQIEVQRRLHEQLEVQRHLQLRIEAQGKYLQSVLEKAQEALAKQSVDLDAGVLGQDAAAETQQLSELISRASATKRVQLHHQHLGGVGDGSVDSCLTACEGSQRDHDMLSIGLSPAPTPTPRGGYPFVEAARSGGNDRGGASTSCEEFLFLQEPAGTRGSSSDEQQELDLNINDRNPPRPRHCEKIDLNGSSWN; encoded by the exons ATGATGTATCATCAGCAACAGCTCCACGGTCATAGCCAACACCTGTCCTCAAGGTCTGGCTTACCTCCGGAGAAGCAGTTTCTCCtgcaaggaggaggagatgcAGGTCTTGTCCTCTCCACCGACGCTAAACCTCGGCTGAAATGGACACCCGACCTGCATGAACGTTTTGTGGAGGCAGTACATCAGCTAGGAGGGCCAGACA AAGCTACGCCTAAAACAATCATGAGGATCATGGGGATCCCTGGACTCACCCTGTACCATCTTAAGAGCCATCTTCAG AAATACAGACTTAGCAAGAATCTCCAGTCCCAAGCTAATATTGGCAACGCAAAGAATG TGTTAGGCTGCAGAACAGGAACAGACAAACCATTCGAAGGGAATGGATCACCAGCTAGTCATTTGAACATGGAGCCCCAGATAATAAACAG GTCGATGCACATTAGCGAAGCCCTCCAAATGCAGATAGAAGTTCAGAGGCGGCTGCATGAGCAACTAGAG GTGCAGAGACACCTGCAGCTCCGGATCGAGGCGCAGGGCAAGTACCTGCAGTCGGTGCTGGAGAAGGCGCAGGAGGCGCTCGCCAAGCAGAGCGTCGATCTCGACGCCGGCGTCCTCGGCCAAGATGCCGCCGCCGAGACGCAGCAGCTGTCGGAGCTCATCTCGAGGGCCTCGGCGACGAAGCGCGTCCAGCTCCACCACCAGCATCTCGGCGGCGTCGGGGACGGGTCGGTGGACAGCTGCCTGACCGCGTGCGAGGGCTCCCAGAGGGACCATGACATGCTGTCCATCGGCCTGTCGCCGGCTCCGACTCCGACTCCGAGAGGCGGTTACCCGTTTGTTGAGGCGGCCAGGTCAGGCGGCAACGACAGAGGAGGGGCGAGCACGAGCTGCGAGGAGTTCCTGTTTCTCCAAGAGCCTGCTGGCACGAGAGGTTCCTCCTCGGATGAGCAGCAAGAGCTGGACCTGAACATCAATGATAGGAACCCTCCAAGGCCTCGCCACTGCGAAAAGATTGACCTCAATGGGTCGAGCTGGAACTGA